One Mauremys reevesii isolate NIE-2019 linkage group 5, ASM1616193v1, whole genome shotgun sequence genomic window carries:
- the SPCS3 gene encoding signal peptidase complex subunit 3, giving the protein MNTVLSRANSLFAFSLSVMAALTFGCFITTAFKERSVPVRIAVSRVMLKNVEDFTGPRERSDLGFVTFDVTADLQTIFDWNVKQLFLYLSAEYSTKNNALNQVVLWDKIILRGDSPKLLLKDMKSKYFFFDDGNGLKGNRNVTLTLSWNVVPNAGILPLVTGSGHVSVPFPDTYETAKSY; this is encoded by the exons ATGAACACGGTGTTGTCCCGGGCCAACTCGCTCTTCGCCTTCTCGCTGAGCGTCATGGCGGCGCTGACCTTCGGCTGCTTCATCACCACCGCCTTCAAGGAGCGCAGCGTGCCCGTCCGCATCGCCGTCTCCCGGGTCATGCT aaaaaatgtGGAAGACTTCACTGGGCCTAGAGAAAGAAGTGATCTAGGATTTGTTACATTTGATGTTACCGCAG ATCTGCAAACTATATTTGATTGGAATGTTAAACAGTTATTTCTGTATTTATCTGCAGAATATTCAACAAAAAACAAT GCCCTGAACCAGGTTGTCCTTTGGGACAAGATCATTTTGAGAGGAGATAGTCCAAAGCTGTTACTAAAAGACATGAAATCAAAATACTTTTTCTTTGATGATGGAAATGGTCTCAA GGGAAACAGAAATGTCACTTTGACTCTCTCGTGGAACGTTGTACCAAATGCTGGCATTCTACCTCTTGTGACAGGATCAGGACATGTATCTGTTCCATTCCCAGATACTTATGAAACAGCAAAAAGTTATTAA